One segment of Anopheles stephensi strain Indian chromosome 3, UCI_ANSTEP_V1.0, whole genome shotgun sequence DNA contains the following:
- the LOC118508900 gene encoding LOW QUALITY PROTEIN: chaperone protein DnaK (The sequence of the model RefSeq protein was modified relative to this genomic sequence to represent the inferred CDS: inserted 1 base in 1 codon): MTSPKTITGSQQPTSMGTGNASESTVAIGIDFGTSYSSVGIYRNGKFEIIANECGNHRIPSVVAFTDKGRLVGEEALAQADIDPANCVIEVKRILGRHKKEGALQVQFKGETKCYHPEEICGIILAHLRSMAERQLGGAVTCAVIAVPAQFSDGQRQAVLDAATIAGLTVLRLINEPTAAAISIGINKKLIGEQYVLVCSFGGGFLDVSIVTIYNGVFQVKASSGDTRLGGVDIDNRLVDYFVKELQDKQSLDITSDGVAMRKLRKACEQAKRTLSYTSQVTVEIDDLLEGYKLCTTLTKDIVDELCKDLFERVILHVETALRRARKDRFAVHEIMLVGESSRIPRVQIMLSEFFDRRSLSSSVNSDEAIVVGTAIAAGILSGDKSCAIQDLLWWDLVPRSIGMIGEEIEGTNGAATAESPRILISRNSTLPLKVRHRVRNFRATHRLYEGESAIVSDNITLGRLQLEGSFGEGLEDVGLSFNVDLNGVLHVMVEGNIDLKATLDKGRLERYEIDRIVYEHKRLILEMEHGREEEEQRKRQEMSASVIDRQEEVGADGLAVGTWDRFSEWLHCICVVTFDLELGQAMELIYPKHVTLTEQEKMNICYLAFPDSNSGCMGDSQFHIRLRVSSGSENSTLPKGLQEFNCHCMPVHRADPGHFWGFVYFRQIKDATLKRGYFQKSLVLLTRLPFVNLFYELCSVIAPSYFSTGEPTLESVCDSVCKWPSLLTDEPLQLHLLGSVYEVAIPKQNGKFSTLISPVDSLYPANKSGVNGRHNQTRTISSVHEIDIFRSLQLFLPHIHLLWELVLTGEPIIVTGTSPTDCAHMVQSLTSLISPLAYCAESRPYFTIHDTEFKEFTQNKNGHPAIILGVTNPFFAKTLQHWPHTIRLQDSAEAQLQRQRTPTPSSGAATTTQTNAASVSSDGSATLSRLSKIKQITHKLLDSSPGLYTQYKPFVQKDKAFIKKILLGLKTDRPLSVQSALLRRHLLELTQXFMIPLERYMASLMPLQKDISPFRSAPQPNPFKQEDFLATLDDCGPQLTSSCKGDWESLYRRFFSSPNFKGWYETRYFELEQTLQVLHMQTLSESNLAEWAKGKLEVEIVDMILRLRHKLTLLQGSSSSAMAALPVQLNVRDTREQLKRHMENMKKSLPDDLKQILGDA, from the exons ATGACTTCACCAAAAACAATCACCGGCTCGCAGCAACCAACATCGATGGGAACCGGAAACGCTTCTGAGTCGACGGTTGCGATCGGAATCGATTTTGGCACCAGTTACTCCAGCGTGGGTATCTACCGAAATGGCAAGTTCGAAATCATCGCCAACGAGTGTGGCAATCATCGCATTCCGTCGGTGGTCGCGTTCACCGACAAGGGTCGTCTAGTGGGAGAGGAAGCTCTTGCGCAGGCCGATATTGACCCGGCCAACTGTGTGATCGAAGTGAAGCGGATTCTGGGTCGCCACAAAAAGGAAGGTGCCCTGCAGGTGCAGTTTAAGGGCGAAACAAAGTGTTACCATCCTGAGGAAATATGTGGCATTATACTGGCTCATTTGCGATCGATGGCCGAAAGGCAGCTCGGTGGTGCTGTCACCTGTGCCGTCATCGCTGTACCGGCGCAGTTCTCCGACGGGCAACGGCAAGCCGTGCTGGATGCGGCCACAATCGCCGGGTTGACCGTGCTTCGACTAATCAACGAACCTACCGCCGCGGCCATTTCCATCGGCATAAACAAAAAGCTTATCGGCGAACAGTACGTGCTGGTGTGCTCATTTGGCGGTGGATTCCTGGACGTTTCAATCGTGACCATCTACAACGGGGTGTTTCAGGTTAAGGCCAGCTCCGGAGACACCAGACTCGGTGGAGTGGACATTGACAATCGGTTAGTGGACTACTTCGTGAAAGAACTGCAGGACAAGCAATCGCTAGACATCACAAGCGATGGCGTGGCTATGCGGAAGCTTCGGAAGGCTTGTGAACAGGCAAAACGCACACTGTCCTACACTAGCCAGGTGACGGTGGAAATCGATGATCTTCTCGAGGGTTACAAACTATGCACGACGCTAACGAAGGACATCGTAGACGAGCTGTGCAAGGATTTGTTCGAGCGCGTTATTCTGCACGTGGAAACCGCATTGCGGCGTGCCCGGAAGGACCGTTTCGCGGTTCACGAAATTATGCTGGTGGGCGAATCCTCGCGCATCCCCCGAGTGCAGATCATGCTGAGCGAATTCTTCGATCGTCGATCGCTTAGCAGTTCGGTCAATTCGGACGAAGCAATAGTTGTCGGGACGGCCATTGCCGCTGGCATACTCAGTGGGGATAAATCGTGTGCGATTCAGGATCTTTTGTGGTGGGATTTGGTGCCGCGGTCGATCGGAATGATCGGTGAAGAGATCGAGGGTACGAatggagcagcaacagcagaatcACCCCGTATACTGATCAGCCGTAATTCGACACTTCCACTAAAAGTACGCCACCGGGTGAGAAACTTTCGCGCGACTCATCGGCTGTACGAGGGGGAAAGTGCCATTGTGAGTGATAACATTACGCTGGGCCGGTTGCAGCTCGAGGGAAGCTTCGGCGAAGGACTGGAAGACGTTGGTCTATCGTTCAATGTGGATCTTAACGGTGTGCTGCACGTCATGGTGGAAGGAAACATTGACCTGAAGGCCACACTGGACAAGGGACGGCTCGAGCGGTACGAGATTGATCGTATCGTGTATGAACACAAACGCTTAATACTCGAAATGGAGCACGGCCGGGAGGAAGAGGAGCAACGCAAACGACAGGAAATGTCTGCGAGTGTGATTGATAGGCAGGAAGAAGTGGGAGCGGATGGACTGGCGGTCGGAACTTGGGACCGGTTTAGCGAATGGCTGCACTGTATCTGTGTCGTGACGTTCGATCTCGAACTGGGGCAGGCGATGGAACTTATCTATCCGAAGCACGTCACGTTGACCGAGCAGGAAAAGATGAACATTTGCTATTTGGCCTTCCCAGATTCGAACTCTGGCTGCATGGGTGACTCCCAGTTTCACATCCGTTTGCGCGTGTCTTCGGGCTCGGAAAATTCAACACTCCCCAAAGGCCTGCAGGAGTTCAATTGCCATTGTATGCCAGTTCACCGTGCCGATCCGGGCCATTTCTGGGGCTTCGTCTACTTCCGCCAGATCAAGGATGCCACGCTCAAGCGCGGTTACTTCCAGAAGAGTTTAGTTCTGTTAACACGCCTGCCTTTCGTCAATTTGTTCTACGAACTGTGCAGCGTTATTGCACCGTCCTACTTCAGCACAGGGGAACCAACGCTAGAATCGGTCTGTGACAGTGTCTGCAAGTGGCCGTCCCTACTCACCGACGAACCTTTACAGTTACACCTGCTTGGCAGTGTATACGAGGTTGCCATACCAAAGCAAAACGGTAAATTCAGCACACTTATATCGCCGGTCGACAGTCTCTATCCGGCCAACAAATCCGGCGTCAATGGGCGTCACAATCAAACCCGCACCATATCATCCGTGCACGAAATCGACATCTTCCGCAGTTTGCAACTGTTTCTGCCTCACATTCATCTGCTCTGGGAACTGGTGCTGACTGGAGAGCCGATCATCGTGACCGGTACCTCGCCGACCGATTGCGCACACATGGTGCAGTCCCTCACTAGCCTTATCAGTCCGCTGGCGTACTGTGCTGAAAGCCGTCCCTACTTTACCATCCACGATACGGAGTTCAAAGAGTTCACGCAGAACAAGAACGGCCATCCCGCGATTATACTGGGCGTGACAAATCCGTTTTTCGCAAAGACACTGCAACACTGGCCACACACGATACGACTACAGGACAGTGCCGAAGCACAGCTCCAACGGCAGCGAACACCGACACCGTCGAGCGGTGCTGCGACCACCACCCAAACCAACGCGGCAAGCGTGTCTTCGGATGGGTCGGCCACGCTCTCGCGACTCTCGAAAATCAAACAGATAACCCACAAACTGCTCGATTCCTCGCCCGGCCTCTACACACAGTACAAGCCGTTCGTGCAAAAGGACAAAGCTTTCATCAAGAAGATATTACTCGGCCTCAAGACGGACCGGCCGCTTTCCGTGCAATCTGCCCTGCTGCGACGGCATCTGCTAGAGCTGACGC AGTTTATGATTCCCTTGGAACGATACATGGCCTCGCTAATGCCCCTGCAGAAGGACATATCGCCCTTCCGATCAGCGCCCCAACCGAACCCATTCAAGCAGGAGGACTTCTTAGCCACGCTGGACGACTGTGGGCCTCAGCTAACCTCCAGCTGCAAGGGCGATTGGGAGAGTTTGTATCGACGGTTTTTCAGCTCGCCCAACTTCAAGGGCTGGTACGAGACGCGCTACTTCGAGCTCGAGCAAACGCTGCAGGTCTTGCACATGCAGACGCTCTCCGAGTCCAACCTGGCTGAATGGGCAAAGGGAAAGCTCGAGGTGGAAATTGTCGACATGATCCTGCGGTTGCGCCACAAGCTGACGCTGCTGCagggtagtagcagcagcgccaTGGCAGCATTGCCCGTGCAGCTTAACGTGAGGGATACGCGCGAGCAGCTGAAACGGCACATGGAGAACATGAAGAAAAGTCTTCCGGATGATTTGAAGCAAATTCTCGGCGACGCGTGA